A stretch of the Desulfobacter sp. genome encodes the following:
- a CDS encoding sigma 54-interacting transcriptional regulator: protein MNDKERRPSQLDYELFKELDPDALQKKFPDALQKKFLDALLKIQNVQRGSIWIKKEQTYVCVEAAGAESETIKGVVLEADQPSIVGWVIENSKMTIAQTGSDLRHNKEVEEKFSVKSSQILCFPLFLMEKEVFGAVQIIDTTPGRTRLNLDKEYLDPLQNLVDICSIAMSNAILYSMERKKARHLKSALSRVKKQNTIIGQSPMFHKSMELVKSYADTDFHVLITGESGTGKELVAEQVHKKSSRADQPFLVQNCSAIPETLLESELFGYRKGAFTGATRDKAGLFEAADKGTVFLDEIGDMPMTTQAGLLRVLQKNEIKPLGSTSVRHVDVRIVAATNKDIKQMILENKFRQDLYYRLSVLPVHLPPLKERREDIPLLVKHFLYKESCKANISEKKMVPEAMQHLVAYSWPGNIRELENLIRYLMVTTPGEYIQPMNLPDHIRDPLPGDAQPGVGPLELPPAADNEFFMDLSQMTWPGLEKVYVKALMKKYNWNITWAARASGINRSTFASRMRKLDIRRNQP, encoded by the coding sequence ATGAATGATAAAGAGCGCCGTCCCAGTCAACTGGATTATGAATTGTTCAAGGAACTAGACCCTGATGCCCTTCAGAAAAAATTCCCTGATGCCCTTCAGAAAAAATTCCTTGATGCCCTGTTAAAAATTCAAAATGTCCAGCGGGGATCCATCTGGATAAAAAAAGAGCAGACCTATGTCTGTGTAGAGGCCGCAGGAGCCGAGAGTGAAACCATCAAAGGGGTGGTGCTGGAGGCAGACCAGCCCTCCATTGTGGGCTGGGTGATTGAAAATTCAAAGATGACCATTGCCCAAACCGGAAGCGATCTGCGCCATAACAAAGAGGTGGAAGAAAAATTCTCGGTAAAGTCCAGTCAGATTCTTTGTTTTCCGTTATTCCTTATGGAAAAAGAGGTCTTTGGTGCGGTTCAGATTATTGATACCACCCCTGGCAGAACCCGCTTGAATTTGGACAAGGAATATCTGGATCCCCTTCAGAATCTTGTGGATATCTGTTCCATTGCCATGAGCAACGCCATTTTATATTCCATGGAAAGGAAAAAAGCCCGTCACCTGAAATCTGCCTTGTCCCGGGTCAAAAAACAAAATACCATCATCGGTCAGAGTCCCATGTTCCATAAGAGTATGGAGCTGGTCAAAAGCTATGCAGATACGGATTTCCATGTGTTGATCACAGGGGAGAGCGGCACGGGAAAAGAGCTTGTGGCCGAACAGGTTCACAAAAAAAGCAGCCGGGCAGATCAGCCTTTTCTGGTTCAAAATTGTTCTGCCATTCCTGAAACCCTTTTGGAAAGTGAGTTATTCGGCTATAGAAAAGGGGCCTTTACAGGGGCCACCCGGGATAAGGCCGGACTTTTTGAGGCTGCAGATAAGGGTACGGTTTTTTTGGATGAAATCGGTGATATGCCCATGACCACCCAGGCAGGCCTGCTTCGGGTGTTGCAGAAAAATGAAATCAAGCCCTTGGGATCCACCAGCGTCCGGCATGTCGATGTCCGGATTGTTGCGGCCACCAACAAGGATATCAAACAGATGATCTTGGAAAATAAGTTCCGTCAGGATCTCTACTACCGGCTGTCGGTGCTCCCGGTTCACCTGCCCCCTTTAAAAGAGCGGCGGGAGGATATCCCTTTGCTGGTCAAGCATTTTCTATACAAGGAATCATGCAAGGCCAATATTTCTGAGAAAAAAATGGTGCCCGAAGCCATGCAGCATCTGGTGGCGTATTCCTGGCCTGGGAATATCAGGGAGTTGGAAAATTTGATCCGCTATCTCATGGTGACCACTCCCGGAGAGTATATCCAGCCCATGAATTTGCCTGATCATATTCGAGACCCCCTGCCGGGCGATGCACAACCCGGTGTCGGACCGCTGGAACTGCCCCCTGCGGCAGACAATGAATTTTTCATGGATCTTTCCCAAATGACCTGGCCCGGCCTGGAAAAAGTCTATGTCAAAGCCCTGATGAAAAAGTATAATTGGAATATTACCTGGGCGGCCAGGGCCTCTGGCATTAACCGGTCTACCTTTGCCTCAAGAATGCGCAAACTGGATATACGCAGGAACCAGCCCTGA
- a CDS encoding anaerobic C4-dicarboxylate transporter: MFWVHMLLLLIIIFIGIRYGGIAFGLLGGLGVSVLVFGFGIVPGAPPVSVMLIILAVVAASATLEATGGLNLLVAYAEKLLRNHPQYVVFLGPLCTYSLTVLVGTGHSVYPLLPVIYDVAYKQGIRPERPLAVSTVASQMGITASPIAAAAAVVMATAVENSLDIGLVDVLKITIPATLIGVLVSAAWSLKRGKDLDKDETFQEKMKDPDFAREVRGDIEEGSPIEIGPMAHKGLFIFLAGILCVIIVALFSKTLLPQGVGMSVAIQFMMLSVGAIILFATNFNPKAIASSNVFNAGMVAVLIIFGIAWLSDTIIGAHKDYLINLVSGMVEAWPWTFAFAMFIVSIFLKSQAAVLTIMLPLGFVLNIPPEVLLGVLPACYAYFFFPFYPSDLAAISFDRTGTTAIGKYVLNHSFMIPGVIGVGTATITGYFLSMALSSF; this comes from the coding sequence ATGTTCTGGGTTCACATGCTTTTACTGTTGATCATCATTTTCATCGGCATCCGTTACGGTGGGATTGCCTTTGGCCTCTTGGGCGGACTGGGTGTATCCGTCCTGGTATTTGGTTTCGGCATCGTGCCGGGCGCACCCCCGGTTTCAGTCATGCTGATCATCCTGGCTGTTGTGGCCGCCTCGGCCACTCTGGAAGCCACGGGCGGGCTGAATCTTTTGGTGGCATATGCGGAGAAGCTATTGCGTAACCACCCTCAGTACGTAGTCTTTTTAGGTCCTTTATGCACATACAGCCTCACCGTCCTGGTGGGCACGGGCCATTCTGTATACCCCCTGCTTCCTGTTATTTATGACGTGGCCTATAAACAGGGGATAAGACCGGAACGCCCCCTTGCCGTATCCACGGTTGCCTCCCAGATGGGTATTACGGCAAGTCCCATTGCCGCTGCAGCCGCCGTGGTCATGGCCACTGCCGTGGAGAACAGCCTGGACATAGGGCTTGTGGATGTATTAAAAATAACCATCCCGGCCACCTTGATCGGGGTATTGGTCTCTGCTGCCTGGAGCCTGAAACGGGGCAAAGATCTGGACAAAGACGAGACTTTTCAGGAAAAAATGAAAGACCCTGATTTTGCAAGAGAGGTCAGGGGCGATATAGAAGAAGGAAGCCCAATAGAAATCGGGCCCATGGCCCATAAGGGACTTTTCATCTTTCTGGCCGGAATTTTATGCGTTATTATCGTGGCCCTGTTTTCCAAGACACTTTTACCCCAGGGTGTGGGCATGTCCGTAGCCATCCAGTTCATGATGCTTTCCGTGGGAGCGATCATTCTTTTTGCCACCAATTTCAATCCCAAAGCCATTGCATCTTCCAATGTGTTTAATGCGGGCATGGTGGCGGTTCTCATCATATTCGGAATTGCCTGGCTCTCGGACACCATTATCGGTGCTCACAAGGACTATCTGATCAACCTGGTCTCAGGAATGGTGGAAGCCTGGCCCTGGACCTTTGCCTTTGCCATGTTCATTGTCTCCATCTTTCTCAAAAGCCAGGCAGCCGTGCTCACCATTATGCTGCCCCTGGGGTTTGTGCTCAACATCCCCCCGGAAGTCCTTTTGGGAGTGCTGCCTGCATGCTATGCTTATTTTTTCTTTCCCTTTTACCCCAGCGACCTGGCGGCCATCAGCTTTGACCGCACCGGCACCACTGCAATCGGCAAATATGTCCTGAACCACAGTTTTATGATCCCCGGAGTCATCGGGGTGGGGACCGCCACCATAACAGGATATTTTCTGTCCATGGCCCTCTCCTCTTTTTAA
- a CDS encoding ABC transporter permease: protein MPHLNIETETNTLTLSFSGHLDGPGVASLWKKALDVLKKTNSQKIKFNLEAVDYLDMAGATFISHLNQLGATMNKGVLILGLKTEFSPLLKMAAQSYKVQTPEKGPVSKLSRTGEKLAAVLADVKIFITFIGEITWALVTSLKNPSSIRWAETWMVAERSGVDALPIVALISFILGLVMAFQAAIPMKMFGAEIYVANLIGIAMVRELGPLMTAIVLAGRSASAFAAEIGTMKINEEIDALTVMGMEPVKFLILPRVIAATLITPLLTVFSNLVGILGGALVIISFGYPWIAYYNQVVNFVTWQDLTGGLVKCFVFGLLIAATGCIRGYQTLRGPSAVGDSTTRAVVSSIILVAVFDGIFSIVYYYLGV from the coding sequence TTGCCTCACCTCAACATTGAGACTGAAACAAATACACTGACCCTGTCCTTTTCAGGACACCTGGACGGCCCCGGGGTTGCATCCCTTTGGAAAAAGGCCTTAGATGTTTTAAAAAAAACAAATTCCCAGAAAATCAAATTCAACCTGGAAGCTGTTGACTATCTGGACATGGCCGGCGCCACTTTTATCTCCCATTTAAATCAATTGGGCGCCACCATGAACAAGGGCGTTTTAATCCTGGGTTTAAAAACAGAATTTTCCCCCCTGCTTAAAATGGCAGCCCAGTCATACAAGGTCCAAACACCTGAGAAAGGACCTGTTTCAAAGCTTTCCCGGACCGGGGAAAAATTAGCCGCTGTCCTGGCAGACGTTAAAATATTTATCACCTTTATCGGTGAAATCACCTGGGCCCTGGTTACAAGCCTTAAAAACCCTTCCAGCATCCGCTGGGCAGAGACCTGGATGGTGGCAGAACGTTCGGGCGTGGATGCACTGCCCATTGTGGCCCTGATTTCTTTTATCCTAGGACTTGTCATGGCCTTTCAGGCGGCCATTCCCATGAAAATGTTCGGAGCGGAAATCTATGTGGCCAACCTCATCGGCATTGCCATGGTCAGGGAACTTGGCCCGCTGATGACCGCCATTGTCCTGGCCGGAAGATCCGCATCCGCCTTTGCAGCTGAAATCGGAACCATGAAAATCAACGAGGAAATTGACGCCTTAACCGTCATGGGCATGGAGCCTGTCAAGTTTCTCATCCTTCCCCGGGTGATTGCGGCCACCCTGATCACCCCGTTACTCACTGTGTTCTCAAACCTGGTCGGTATCCTGGGCGGCGCCCTTGTCATCATCTCCTTTGGCTATCCCTGGATTGCCTATTACAACCAGGTGGTCAATTTCGTCACCTGGCAGGACCTCACAGGCGGCCTGGTCAAATGCTTTGTATTCGGCCTGCTCATTGCAGCCACCGGGTGTATCCGGGGATACCAGACCCTGAGAGGCCCTTCGGCCGTGGGAGATTCAACCACCCGGGCCGTGGTTTCCTCGATTATTCTGGTTGCCGTGTTTGATGGTATTTTTTCAATTGTTTACTATTATTTAGGCGTATGA
- the hisA gene encoding phosphoribosylformimino-5-aminoimidazole carboxamide ribotide isomerase has translation MKFRPCIDLRHGKVVQIVGSTLQDTDQDNIVTNFESTGSPDQFARMYQNDQLAGGHVIALGPGNTHAAISALKAYPQGLQVGGGITPDNAKKFLDAGASHVIVTSHVFSRGQIDMDKLQTLVNTVGKNRLVLDLSCRYKNKNFWIVTDRWQNFTTLAITPKTLDHLSSFCDEFLVHGVDVEGKMQGIQSDLVSLLGRHSPIPVTYAGGASNFSDLDQVKIIGQNRVDLTIGSALDIFGGSIPYKAVVDWHRKNA, from the coding sequence ATGAAATTTCGCCCCTGTATAGACCTTCGCCATGGCAAGGTGGTCCAGATCGTGGGTTCAACACTCCAGGACACGGATCAGGACAATATTGTCACCAATTTTGAAAGCACAGGATCCCCGGACCAATTTGCCCGGATGTATCAAAACGACCAGCTCGCAGGCGGTCATGTGATCGCTTTAGGCCCGGGCAACACCCATGCCGCTATTTCAGCCCTCAAGGCCTATCCCCAAGGCCTCCAGGTCGGCGGCGGCATCACCCCGGATAATGCAAAAAAATTTCTGGATGCCGGGGCCTCCCATGTCATTGTCACCTCCCATGTCTTTTCCCGGGGGCAAATTGACATGGACAAACTTCAGACTCTGGTGAATACCGTTGGAAAAAACAGGCTGGTACTGGATTTAAGCTGCCGGTATAAGAACAAAAATTTCTGGATTGTAACAGACCGGTGGCAAAATTTCACCACCCTGGCCATCACCCCTAAAACCCTTGACCATCTCTCTTCATTTTGTGATGAATTCCTGGTCCACGGGGTGGATGTGGAAGGGAAAATGCAGGGCATCCAGTCGGATCTGGTCTCTCTTCTGGGCCGTCACAGCCCCATACCTGTTACCTATGCCGGCGGGGCCAGCAATTTTTCAGACCTGGACCAGGTCAAAATTATCGGACAAAACCGGGTGGACCTGACCATCGGCTCTGCCCTGGACATATTCGGCGGCAGCATCCCTTACAAAGCCGTGGTGGACTGGCATAGAAAAAATGCCTGA
- a CDS encoding methyl-accepting chemotaxis protein has translation MASNQKKISLKIKFSSVVLIFILISLLISAVGLWKLSGIRGQITKIVNISAEKIILATSIEKDLLLISGSEKNMLISEDETEMKTYAGLIAAAEKRIQDKSKKLSAIALSDEKEKLKRFETAFSQFMLVHRTIYGLTMANTNFKAAQMAANEAGPLITSLGDQVEIVLKGYEEEFLEATQLFDSMLLAEVGELMKRSARLLTAIRELENTEQAIILSRDNAKTQTLIQKINKLKDPVSKEFETLGSQINEKYQKEFLAAQDLFNQFAAVSEKITALAAQDSNSKAFELSRTQGKNALDQTSEIMTDLVNASQTGLGKDRDLADHSFNQARILLIVIAVCGILAGAILAFIIIRQILSVLNKSFAFAQNLSQGDFSSRLDITRDDELGDLVNYLNQIAQNVGELIKNLSSGITLLSGASSDLAEVSETMSQNARNASDKSTHVAGAAGDMNNAMASVAMGMEETSQNMSTVAAAAEEMTATIEEVSKNTATSRETTDKAVAQTQTANEKVNHLAQATEAIGKVTQTITEISEQTNLLALNATIEAARAGEAGKGFAVVATEIKELATQTSAATEEIKQEIKQIQTETAQTVDIITHVAGIVDNVNDLSSTIAAAIEEQSATTREISVNINTASQAGQDITSSISETSDVASQVASDVSGISDMSDQIVINSEKINENAGKLAEIATNLKETAARFKI, from the coding sequence ATGGCCAGTAACCAAAAAAAGATCAGCCTGAAAATAAAATTTTCTTCTGTGGTACTTATTTTTATCCTTATTTCATTGCTCATCAGTGCCGTTGGATTGTGGAAGCTGTCAGGCATAAGAGGACAAATCACCAAAATCGTTAACATTTCCGCTGAAAAAATCATTTTAGCCACCAGCATCGAAAAAGACCTGCTCCTCATCTCAGGATCTGAAAAAAACATGCTCATCTCAGAGGATGAAACTGAGATGAAAACCTATGCCGGCCTCATTGCAGCCGCTGAAAAACGGATCCAGGACAAAAGCAAAAAACTATCTGCCATTGCCCTTTCAGACGAAAAAGAAAAATTAAAACGATTTGAAACCGCCTTTTCCCAGTTCATGTTGGTTCACAGAACCATATACGGCCTGACCATGGCCAACACCAATTTTAAAGCCGCACAAATGGCTGCCAATGAGGCGGGTCCCTTGATCACCTCCCTGGGAGATCAGGTTGAAATCGTTTTAAAGGGGTATGAAGAAGAATTTTTGGAAGCCACCCAGCTGTTTGATTCCATGCTCTTGGCCGAGGTGGGTGAATTAATGAAACGGTCGGCTCGTCTTTTAACGGCCATCCGTGAACTTGAGAACACGGAACAGGCCATTATCCTGTCCAGAGACAATGCCAAAACCCAAACCCTGATACAAAAAATAAATAAACTAAAAGACCCTGTGTCCAAGGAATTTGAAACCCTGGGATCACAAATCAATGAGAAATACCAAAAAGAATTTCTGGCTGCCCAAGATCTGTTCAACCAATTTGCGGCAGTCAGTGAAAAAATAACGGCACTGGCCGCCCAGGACTCCAACTCAAAGGCATTTGAACTCTCCAGAACCCAGGGGAAAAACGCCCTGGATCAAACATCAGAGATCATGACGGACCTGGTCAATGCCAGCCAGACAGGCCTGGGCAAAGACCGGGACCTGGCAGATCACAGTTTCAACCAGGCCCGTATCCTTCTTATCGTGATTGCCGTGTGCGGTATACTTGCCGGTGCAATTCTGGCCTTTATCATCATTCGCCAAATTTTATCCGTACTCAATAAAAGTTTTGCCTTTGCCCAGAACCTGTCCCAGGGAGATTTTTCCTCAAGGCTTGACATTACCAGGGATGACGAACTCGGCGACCTGGTCAATTACCTTAACCAAATCGCCCAAAATGTGGGAGAGCTGATCAAAAACCTGAGCTCGGGTATCACCCTTCTTTCAGGGGCGTCATCCGACCTTGCCGAGGTGTCGGAAACCATGTCCCAGAACGCCCGTAATGCGTCGGACAAATCCACCCATGTGGCCGGTGCGGCCGGCGATATGAACAATGCCATGGCCTCCGTTGCCATGGGCATGGAAGAAACCTCCCAGAACATGAGCACGGTGGCGGCAGCCGCAGAAGAGATGACCGCCACCATCGAAGAGGTCTCGAAAAACACGGCAACCTCAAGGGAAACCACTGACAAGGCCGTGGCCCAGACACAGACGGCCAATGAAAAAGTCAATCACCTGGCCCAAGCCACAGAAGCCATCGGCAAGGTGACCCAGACCATCACTGAGATTTCAGAGCAAACCAACCTTCTGGCCCTGAACGCCACCATTGAAGCTGCCAGGGCAGGAGAGGCAGGCAAAGGCTTTGCCGTGGTGGCAACCGAAATCAAGGAACTGGCCACCCAGACCTCGGCCGCCACAGAAGAGATCAAGCAGGAAATCAAGCAAATCCAGACCGAAACCGCCCAGACCGTGGATATCATCACCCATGTGGCAGGAATCGTGGACAATGTCAATGATCTGTCCTCCACCATTGCTGCGGCCATTGAAGAGCAGTCCGCAACCACCCGGGAAATTTCAGTCAACATCAACACCGCGTCCCAGGCAGGCCAGGATATCACCTCAAGTATTAGTGAAACATCGGATGTGGCCAGCCAAGTGGCCAGTGATGTGTCAGGCATCAGTGATATGTCAGACCAAATCGTTATAAACAGTGAAAAAATAAACGAAAATGCCGGCAAACTTGCCGAAATTGCAACCAACCTCAAAGAGACAGCGGCCCGCTTTAAAATTTAA
- a CDS encoding MCE family protein → MTQKPHFFKLGLFMILAFALTAAMLIAFGAGQFFKIETLAETCFDESVQGLDIGSEVKYKGVRIGTVKSITTPAKVYDVPSNYVLVTFSLSEDCYVGQTGKDAAERMKKAIDQGLSIKLSFKGLTGAAYLETDYQGQASLLDITWESENLYLPSKKSNMKRIGDAMNQLMDTLTDLNIKGIGTDLAGLIKGLNEKVNALNMAQISDQAEGLLTELRQTNQKVTQIMESNRIKQIVADAGDSFTHLKTMLHDAKQPVGNSLKNIEKAASSVTRMTTALEDGYGPKLESLSLRMDTMLQSMEKTSKMLETMVWINSDILNKAVENFKYTSENLNQLSLELKQYPGRLLMEHPPNANFAREQLK, encoded by the coding sequence ATGACCCAAAAGCCTCATTTTTTCAAACTCGGTCTTTTTATGATTCTGGCCTTTGCCCTGACCGCAGCCATGCTCATAGCATTTGGCGCAGGCCAGTTTTTTAAGATAGAAACCTTAGCTGAAACCTGTTTTGACGAATCAGTCCAGGGCCTGGATATTGGATCGGAAGTCAAATACAAGGGGGTGAGAATCGGCACGGTCAAATCCATTACCACCCCGGCCAAAGTATATGATGTCCCGTCCAACTATGTGCTGGTCACCTTTAGCCTTTCCGAAGACTGCTATGTGGGACAGACTGGAAAGGATGCGGCAGAAAGGATGAAAAAGGCCATTGACCAGGGCCTGTCCATTAAACTATCATTTAAAGGGCTGACAGGGGCTGCCTATCTGGAAACCGATTACCAGGGACAGGCCTCGCTGCTGGATATTACCTGGGAATCTGAAAACCTGTACCTGCCCTCTAAAAAAAGCAACATGAAACGGATCGGGGATGCCATGAACCAGCTCATGGACACTCTGACAGATCTGAACATCAAGGGAATCGGCACGGATCTGGCCGGGCTGATAAAAGGACTGAACGAAAAAGTCAATGCATTGAACATGGCCCAGATATCAGACCAGGCAGAAGGGTTGCTCACAGAATTACGCCAGACCAATCAAAAAGTCACCCAGATCATGGAATCAAACCGGATAAAGCAGATCGTGGCCGATGCAGGAGACTCTTTTACCCATTTAAAAACCATGCTCCATGATGCAAAACAACCCGTGGGCAACTCTTTGAAAAACATTGAAAAAGCAGCATCCAGTGTCACCCGGATGACAACGGCCCTTGAAGACGGATACGGGCCAAAGCTGGAAAGCCTCAGCCTACGGATGGATACAATGCTCCAAAGCATGGAAAAAACATCAAAAATGCTGGAAACCATGGTATGGATCAACTCGGATATTTTAAACAAGGCGGTTGAAAACTTTAAATATACATCGGAAAACCTTAACCAGCTTAGCCTGGAGCTCAAGCAGTATCCAGGGAGGCTTCTCATGGAGCATCCCCCAAATGCCAATTTTGCCAGGGAGCAGTTAAAATGA
- a CDS encoding ATP-binding cassette domain-containing protein → MNPTLIQVRHLYAGYNQTAIMEDISFDIRQGEIFVILGGSGCGKSTVLKHMIGLIPPISGQVLINGQDMVTAAGDKKNQLLRSIGVAFQNGALFGSMTVLENIMLPLKEFTSLPMDAIEAIARVKLSLVHLEQGANLLPDELSGGMKKRAAIARAMALDPAILFLDEPSAGLDPLTSAGLDKLILELAASLNITFVIVTHELESILSIADRTIMLGKETKGIIAQGDPLKLKQDPANPYVYNFFNRKL, encoded by the coding sequence ATGAATCCAACTCTTATCCAGGTCAGGCATCTTTATGCCGGATACAACCAAACCGCCATCATGGAAGATATCAGTTTTGATATCCGTCAAGGGGAAATTTTTGTCATCCTCGGCGGATCCGGGTGCGGTAAAAGCACGGTACTCAAGCATATGATCGGCCTCATCCCCCCCATATCCGGCCAGGTCCTGATCAATGGGCAAGATATGGTTACGGCAGCAGGGGATAAAAAAAACCAGCTGCTCAGATCCATAGGGGTGGCCTTTCAAAACGGGGCCCTTTTCGGATCCATGACCGTGCTCGAAAATATCATGCTCCCCTTAAAGGAATTCACATCCCTGCCCATGGACGCCATCGAGGCCATCGCCCGGGTTAAACTCAGCCTGGTCCACCTGGAGCAGGGGGCCAACCTTCTGCCCGACGAACTCAGCGGGGGAATGAAAAAAAGGGCGGCCATTGCCAGGGCCATGGCCCTGGACCCTGCCATCTTGTTTTTAGATGAGCCATCGGCCGGACTCGATCCTCTAACCTCGGCAGGGCTGGACAAACTGATCCTGGAACTTGCCGCCTCTTTGAACATCACCTTTGTCATTGTCACCCATGAACTGGAGAGCATTCTGAGCATTGCCGACCGTACCATCATGCTGGGCAAAGAAACAAAAGGGATCATTGCCCAGGGAGATCCCCTGAAGTTAAAACAGGATCCAGCCAACCCTTATGTGTATAATTTTTTCAATCGAAAGTTATAA
- a CDS encoding membrane integrity-associated transporter subunit PqiC: MNRPINQIILALFAALLAFLFSGCSIKNDFPQKERFRLTAASKQAEAQAPETGESLWVKSLDISPEFETSSFSYRIGKNRFSSDFYHVYMIPPARMVTEQIKEDLYASRFFSPPSQNAMDAIQYHLRGKIIDLYADFQDDQDPKAMVTIRLFLEHNEKEGFKPVITQTYRAVIPMTESAPEAFVKGLSQGLTQILNQFFQDMTDAGIQAEKDSIK; the protein is encoded by the coding sequence ATGAACAGACCGATAAACCAAATCATCTTGGCTCTTTTTGCAGCCCTGTTGGCATTTCTCTTTTCAGGCTGCAGCATTAAAAACGATTTCCCCCAAAAAGAGAGGTTTCGCCTGACAGCAGCTTCAAAACAGGCAGAAGCCCAGGCCCCTGAAACAGGTGAGAGTCTATGGGTCAAATCCCTGGACATTTCTCCTGAGTTTGAAACCTCCTCTTTTTCCTACAGGATCGGTAAAAACCGGTTTTCATCTGATTTTTACCATGTCTATATGATTCCTCCGGCGCGGATGGTCACCGAACAAATCAAAGAAGACCTCTATGCCTCCCGGTTCTTTTCGCCACCCTCCCAGAACGCCATGGATGCGATTCAATATCATCTCCGGGGAAAAATCATTGACCTGTATGCAGATTTTCAGGATGATCAGGACCCCAAAGCCATGGTCACCATCCGCCTTTTTCTTGAACACAATGAAAAAGAGGGGTTTAAACCCGTGATCACTCAAACCTACAGGGCTGTCATTCCCATGACAGAATCAGCTCCCGAGGCATTTGTTAAGGGACTTAGCCAGGGGCTGACTCAAATTCTGAACCAATTTTTCCAGGACATGACAGATGCCGGTATCCAGGCTGAAAAGGACAGCATAAAATGA